One window from the genome of Fulvivirga lutea encodes:
- a CDS encoding DUF4252 domain-containing protein yields MKKVLTVLAVLVAFAANGQDAISRFFDKYADDETFTNVTITSRMFSLFTDLEMESKEDQEILDAISKLKGLKILAKEEVNGKAMYKEALGLLPKGEFDELMSIKDEDKDMKFMIKENDKKISELVMIMGGDKEFFILTLFGEIDLKQVAKISKAMDIDGLDNLNKLDKGN; encoded by the coding sequence ATGAAGAAGGTATTAACAGTATTGGCAGTTCTGGTAGCTTTTGCAGCAAACGGACAAGATGCAATATCAAGATTTTTCGATAAGTATGCTGATGATGAGACATTTACGAATGTAACCATCACAAGCAGAATGTTCAGCTTGTTTACTGATCTTGAAATGGAATCTAAAGAAGATCAGGAAATTCTGGATGCAATTAGCAAGTTGAAAGGTCTTAAAATACTCGCCAAGGAAGAAGTGAATGGTAAAGCCATGTACAAAGAAGCTTTAGGGCTTCTACCAAAAGGTGAGTTTGATGAGCTGATGTCTATCAAAGATGAAGACAAAGACATGAAGTTCATGATCAAAGAAAATGATAAGAAAATCAGTGAACTGGTAATGATTATGGGTGGTGATAAGGAATTTTTTATCCTCACACTCTTCGGTGAAATAGATCTGAAGCAAGTGGCCAAAATTTCTAAAGCCATGGATATCGATGGCCTCGATAATCTTAACAAACTAGATAAAGGAAACTAA
- a CDS encoding DUF4252 domain-containing protein — protein MKKLSLIVAALVICGSAFSQSKSVEAFHSKYQDDRDASVVTLNGNIFELISSITGFSEEEDAQTVSRIAKGINSMNVLALPMDKIGISVKEIDNLRDDIKKEGYEEMMTVRDGRERVYFLAKTNKSQINNMLILTNKDDDEFVLINLDGILEMKDLAYLADHHKEWSK, from the coding sequence ATGAAAAAGTTAAGTCTAATAGTAGCAGCATTGGTAATTTGTGGGAGTGCATTTAGCCAAAGCAAATCGGTAGAAGCATTTCACAGCAAGTACCAGGATGACCGTGATGCCTCAGTAGTAACACTTAATGGAAACATCTTTGAGCTTATATCAAGCATCACAGGTTTCTCGGAAGAAGAAGATGCACAAACAGTTTCCAGAATTGCCAAAGGAATCAACTCCATGAATGTTTTGGCATTACCAATGGACAAAATCGGTATCAGTGTAAAGGAAATTGATAACCTTAGAGATGATATCAAAAAAGAAGGTTATGAAGAAATGATGACCGTTAGAGATGGCAGAGAGCGAGTTTATTTCCTTGCTAAAACCAACAAAAGTCAGATAAACAATATGCTGATTCTAACTAACAAAGATGATGACGAATTTGTGCTGATCAACCTGGATGGTATCCTTGAAATGAAAGACCTGGCGTATTTAGCAGATCATCATAAAGAGTGGAGTAAGTAA